From the Musa acuminata AAA Group cultivar baxijiao chromosome BXJ1-2, Cavendish_Baxijiao_AAA, whole genome shotgun sequence genome, one window contains:
- the LOC135600978 gene encoding E3 ubiquitin-protein ligase RHF2A-like isoform X2 has protein sequence MDETAKMESHLSSAAAFVEGGIQDACDDACSICLEAFCESDPSTVTGCKHEFHLQCILEWCQRSSQCPMCWQSISLKDSTSQELLEAVERERNIRLNHARTTTIFHHPALGDFELQHLPVGGSDAELEERIIQHLAAAAAMGRAHHIARREGRVRSGSHGRPQYLVFSTNSNTPSVGSVSASSAPIGENELAPAIIAADSSATVTTPGEEPAEVTNVSPAHASQVPFLTPGSSSNPQRSSISSPRTPAQSSPVSQEPGPSDFQSFSETLKSRLNAVSMRYKESIAKSTRGWRERLFSRNSTVADIGSEVRREVNAGIATVSRMMERLDTRETRRMSGVSAPPSDEVHSVMEPTNEGVTANHANTHPNNSTTPSSCIASSGPN, from the exons ATGGACGAGACTGCAAAGATGGAGAGCCATCTATCATCAGCTGCGGCTTTTGTGGAAGGAGGAATTCAGGATGCTTGTGATGATGCATGCAGCATCTGTCTGGAAGCCTTCTGTGAAAGTGATCCTTCGACG GTTACTGGTTGCAAGCATGAGTTCCATCTACAGTGCATTCTTGAATG GTGCCAGAGAAGCTCTCAGTGTCCTATGTGTTGGCAGTCAATCAGTTTGAAGGATTCCACCAG CCAAGAACTATTGGAGGCTGTAGAGCGGGAAAGGAACATTAGACTTAACCATGCACGGACTACCACCATTTTTCATCATCCAGCACTTGGTGATTTCGAATTGCAGCAT TTGCCAGTTGGTGGAAGTGATGCTGAACTCGAAGAGCGTATTATTCAGCacttagctgctgctgctgccatggGAAGAGCTCACCACATTGCTAGAAGAGAAGGACGGGTCAGATCAGGTTCTCATGGTCGCCCACAGTATCTGGTTTTCTCTACAAATTCAAACACCCCTTCTGTGGGCTCGGTATCTGCCTCATCTGCTCCAATAGGAGAAAATGAATTAGCTCCTGCAATAATTGCTGCTGATTCATCAGCTACTGTAACTACTCCAGGAGAGGAACCTGCTGAAGTGACAAATGTTAGCCCAGCTCATGCTAGCCAGGTTCCTTTCTTGACGCCAGGTAGCAGCAGTAATCCACAAAGGTCCAGTATATCTAGTCCCAG GACACCTGCACAATCATCTCCGGTTAGCCAAGAACCAGGACCATCAGACTTCCAATCCTTCTCAGAGACTCTGAAATCTCGCCTTAATGCTGTGTCAATGAG GTACAAGGAATCTATTGCTAAGAGCACCCGAGGATGGAGGGAGCGGCTGTTTTCACGTAATAGTACTGTGGCAGATATTGGTTCTGAAGTCAGGAGAGAAGTTAATGCTGGAATTGCTACTGTGTCACGGATGATGGAACGCTTGGACACGAGGGAAACTAGAAGAATGTCTGGTGTGTCTGCTCCACCAAGTGATGAAGTGCACTCAGTTATGGAACCAACTAACGAGGGTGTTACTGCCAATCATGCTAACACTCATCCAAACAATAGTACTACGccatcttcttgcattgcaagttCAGGTCCCAATTAA
- the LOC135600978 gene encoding E3 ubiquitin-protein ligase RHF2A-like isoform X4, translated as MLVMMHAASVWKPSVKVILRRYAVMYKYVTGCKHEFHLQCILEWCQRSSQCPMCWQSISLKDSTSQELLEAVERERNIRLNHARTTTIFHHPALGDFELQHVGSSIMLPVGGSDAELEERIIQHLAAAAAMGRAHHIARREGRVRSGSHGRPQYLVFSTNSNTPSVGSVSASSAPIGENELAPAIIAADSSATVTTPGEEPAEVTNVSPAHASQVPFLTPGSSSNPQRSSISSPRTPAQSSPVSQEPGPSDFQSFSETLKSRLNAVSMRYKESIAKSTRGWRERLFSRNSTVADIGSEVRREVNAGIATVSRMMERLDTRETRRMSGVSAPPSDEVHSVMEPTNEGVTANHANTHPNNSTTPSSCIASSGPN; from the exons ATGCTTGTGATGATGCATGCAGCATCTGTCTGGAAGCCTTCTGTGAAAGTGATCCTTCGACGGTATGCtgttatgtataaatat GTTACTGGTTGCAAGCATGAGTTCCATCTACAGTGCATTCTTGAATG GTGCCAGAGAAGCTCTCAGTGTCCTATGTGTTGGCAGTCAATCAGTTTGAAGGATTCCACCAG CCAAGAACTATTGGAGGCTGTAGAGCGGGAAAGGAACATTAGACTTAACCATGCACGGACTACCACCATTTTTCATCATCCAGCACTTGGTGATTTCGAATTGCAGCATGTTGGTAGTTCCATAATG TTGCCAGTTGGTGGAAGTGATGCTGAACTCGAAGAGCGTATTATTCAGCacttagctgctgctgctgccatggGAAGAGCTCACCACATTGCTAGAAGAGAAGGACGGGTCAGATCAGGTTCTCATGGTCGCCCACAGTATCTGGTTTTCTCTACAAATTCAAACACCCCTTCTGTGGGCTCGGTATCTGCCTCATCTGCTCCAATAGGAGAAAATGAATTAGCTCCTGCAATAATTGCTGCTGATTCATCAGCTACTGTAACTACTCCAGGAGAGGAACCTGCTGAAGTGACAAATGTTAGCCCAGCTCATGCTAGCCAGGTTCCTTTCTTGACGCCAGGTAGCAGCAGTAATCCACAAAGGTCCAGTATATCTAGTCCCAG GACACCTGCACAATCATCTCCGGTTAGCCAAGAACCAGGACCATCAGACTTCCAATCCTTCTCAGAGACTCTGAAATCTCGCCTTAATGCTGTGTCAATGAG GTACAAGGAATCTATTGCTAAGAGCACCCGAGGATGGAGGGAGCGGCTGTTTTCACGTAATAGTACTGTGGCAGATATTGGTTCTGAAGTCAGGAGAGAAGTTAATGCTGGAATTGCTACTGTGTCACGGATGATGGAACGCTTGGACACGAGGGAAACTAGAAGAATGTCTGGTGTGTCTGCTCCACCAAGTGATGAAGTGCACTCAGTTATGGAACCAACTAACGAGGGTGTTACTGCCAATCATGCTAACACTCATCCAAACAATAGTACTACGccatcttcttgcattgcaagttCAGGTCCCAATTAA
- the LOC135600978 gene encoding E3 ubiquitin-protein ligase RHF2A-like isoform X3, producing the protein MDETAKMESHLSSAAAFVEGGIQDACDDACSICLEAFCESDPSTVTGCKHEFHLQCILEWCQRSSQCPMCWQSISLKDSTSQELLEAVERERNIRLNHARTTTIFHHPALGDFELQHVGSSIMLPVGGSDAELEERIIQHLAAAAAMGRAHHIARREGRVRSGSHGRPQYLVFSTNSNTPSVGSVSASSAPIGENELAPAIIAADSSATVTTPGEEPAEVTNVSPAHASQVPFLTPGSSSNPQRTPAQSSPVSQEPGPSDFQSFSETLKSRLNAVSMRYKESIAKSTRGWRERLFSRNSTVADIGSEVRREVNAGIATVSRMMERLDTRETRRMSGVSAPPSDEVHSVMEPTNEGVTANHANTHPNNSTTPSSCIASSGPN; encoded by the exons ATGGACGAGACTGCAAAGATGGAGAGCCATCTATCATCAGCTGCGGCTTTTGTGGAAGGAGGAATTCAGGATGCTTGTGATGATGCATGCAGCATCTGTCTGGAAGCCTTCTGTGAAAGTGATCCTTCGACG GTTACTGGTTGCAAGCATGAGTTCCATCTACAGTGCATTCTTGAATG GTGCCAGAGAAGCTCTCAGTGTCCTATGTGTTGGCAGTCAATCAGTTTGAAGGATTCCACCAG CCAAGAACTATTGGAGGCTGTAGAGCGGGAAAGGAACATTAGACTTAACCATGCACGGACTACCACCATTTTTCATCATCCAGCACTTGGTGATTTCGAATTGCAGCATGTTGGTAGTTCCATAATG TTGCCAGTTGGTGGAAGTGATGCTGAACTCGAAGAGCGTATTATTCAGCacttagctgctgctgctgccatggGAAGAGCTCACCACATTGCTAGAAGAGAAGGACGGGTCAGATCAGGTTCTCATGGTCGCCCACAGTATCTGGTTTTCTCTACAAATTCAAACACCCCTTCTGTGGGCTCGGTATCTGCCTCATCTGCTCCAATAGGAGAAAATGAATTAGCTCCTGCAATAATTGCTGCTGATTCATCAGCTACTGTAACTACTCCAGGAGAGGAACCTGCTGAAGTGACAAATGTTAGCCCAGCTCATGCTAGCCAGGTTCCTTTCTTGACGCCAGGTAGCAGCAGTAATCCACAAAG GACACCTGCACAATCATCTCCGGTTAGCCAAGAACCAGGACCATCAGACTTCCAATCCTTCTCAGAGACTCTGAAATCTCGCCTTAATGCTGTGTCAATGAG GTACAAGGAATCTATTGCTAAGAGCACCCGAGGATGGAGGGAGCGGCTGTTTTCACGTAATAGTACTGTGGCAGATATTGGTTCTGAAGTCAGGAGAGAAGTTAATGCTGGAATTGCTACTGTGTCACGGATGATGGAACGCTTGGACACGAGGGAAACTAGAAGAATGTCTGGTGTGTCTGCTCCACCAAGTGATGAAGTGCACTCAGTTATGGAACCAACTAACGAGGGTGTTACTGCCAATCATGCTAACACTCATCCAAACAATAGTACTACGccatcttcttgcattgcaagttCAGGTCCCAATTAA
- the LOC135600978 gene encoding E3 ubiquitin-protein ligase RHF2A-like isoform X1, whose product MDETAKMESHLSSAAAFVEGGIQDACDDACSICLEAFCESDPSTVTGCKHEFHLQCILEWCQRSSQCPMCWQSISLKDSTSQELLEAVERERNIRLNHARTTTIFHHPALGDFELQHVGSSIMLPVGGSDAELEERIIQHLAAAAAMGRAHHIARREGRVRSGSHGRPQYLVFSTNSNTPSVGSVSASSAPIGENELAPAIIAADSSATVTTPGEEPAEVTNVSPAHASQVPFLTPGSSSNPQRSSISSPRTPAQSSPVSQEPGPSDFQSFSETLKSRLNAVSMRYKESIAKSTRGWRERLFSRNSTVADIGSEVRREVNAGIATVSRMMERLDTRETRRMSGVSAPPSDEVHSVMEPTNEGVTANHANTHPNNSTTPSSCIASSGPN is encoded by the exons ATGGACGAGACTGCAAAGATGGAGAGCCATCTATCATCAGCTGCGGCTTTTGTGGAAGGAGGAATTCAGGATGCTTGTGATGATGCATGCAGCATCTGTCTGGAAGCCTTCTGTGAAAGTGATCCTTCGACG GTTACTGGTTGCAAGCATGAGTTCCATCTACAGTGCATTCTTGAATG GTGCCAGAGAAGCTCTCAGTGTCCTATGTGTTGGCAGTCAATCAGTTTGAAGGATTCCACCAG CCAAGAACTATTGGAGGCTGTAGAGCGGGAAAGGAACATTAGACTTAACCATGCACGGACTACCACCATTTTTCATCATCCAGCACTTGGTGATTTCGAATTGCAGCATGTTGGTAGTTCCATAATG TTGCCAGTTGGTGGAAGTGATGCTGAACTCGAAGAGCGTATTATTCAGCacttagctgctgctgctgccatggGAAGAGCTCACCACATTGCTAGAAGAGAAGGACGGGTCAGATCAGGTTCTCATGGTCGCCCACAGTATCTGGTTTTCTCTACAAATTCAAACACCCCTTCTGTGGGCTCGGTATCTGCCTCATCTGCTCCAATAGGAGAAAATGAATTAGCTCCTGCAATAATTGCTGCTGATTCATCAGCTACTGTAACTACTCCAGGAGAGGAACCTGCTGAAGTGACAAATGTTAGCCCAGCTCATGCTAGCCAGGTTCCTTTCTTGACGCCAGGTAGCAGCAGTAATCCACAAAGGTCCAGTATATCTAGTCCCAG GACACCTGCACAATCATCTCCGGTTAGCCAAGAACCAGGACCATCAGACTTCCAATCCTTCTCAGAGACTCTGAAATCTCGCCTTAATGCTGTGTCAATGAG GTACAAGGAATCTATTGCTAAGAGCACCCGAGGATGGAGGGAGCGGCTGTTTTCACGTAATAGTACTGTGGCAGATATTGGTTCTGAAGTCAGGAGAGAAGTTAATGCTGGAATTGCTACTGTGTCACGGATGATGGAACGCTTGGACACGAGGGAAACTAGAAGAATGTCTGGTGTGTCTGCTCCACCAAGTGATGAAGTGCACTCAGTTATGGAACCAACTAACGAGGGTGTTACTGCCAATCATGCTAACACTCATCCAAACAATAGTACTACGccatcttcttgcattgcaagttCAGGTCCCAATTAA
- the LOC135586128 gene encoding uncharacterized protein LOC135586128: protein MADGGGEDKKMKVLVAVEETEGSLYALSWALDNLFTSAGDVPDKTESLGRLVLIHAQQPLQHFMHPVGPCMTDPHHRSFSVLFAVYATSSVIDSVRRAQEQNSRNLLERATQVEAEMVIVDGDPKEIICQFAEQMQADLLVVGSRGLSKIRR, encoded by the exons ATGGCGGATGGAGGTGGTGAGGATAAGAAGATGAAGGTGTTGGTGGCGGTAGAGGAGACCGAAGGGAGCTTATATGCGCTTTCATGGGCACTCGATAATCTCTTCACGTCCGCCGGCGATGTGCCGGACAAGACGGAATCGCTGGGCAGACTCGTCCTTATCCACGCGCAGCAGCCACTGCAGCACTTCATGCACCCAGTTGGACCATGCATGACTGATCCCCATCACCGTTCTTTTTCTGTTCTTTTCG CCGTTTATGCCACCTCGTCGGTGATAGACTCCGTGAGAAGGGCGCAAGAGCAGAACTCACGCAATTTGCTCGAGAGAGCGACGCAA GTCGAAGCGGAAATGGTCATCGTAGATGGGGATCCAAAGGAGATCATATGCCAGTTCGCGGAACAAATGCAAGCCGACCTCCTTGTGGTGGGGAGTCGCGGTCTAAGTAAGATCAGGAGGTGA